A single Mytilus trossulus isolate FHL-02 chromosome 12, PNRI_Mtr1.1.1.hap1, whole genome shotgun sequence DNA region contains:
- the LOC134692089 gene encoding uncharacterized protein LOC134692089 isoform X3, translating to MKTAILVLCILAFTAVAADKKSDCKCKVKCDPGENKVDKCSGGKVLCCCTGSPRSGNRGGSSSGGSRGSMGGSGAGGMSGGGSDERIIYINIGSSGGGNGGGDGYGSTSYGGASAGGNGAGSGMSGGGMTGGRNSGGGSTGKGYGSTSYGGGDSYSSTSYGGAGAGSGGTGGGGFGGGMSGRGGSGGRMTGGRRSGSGSAGKGYGTTSYGGGDSYSSTSYGSSDSYGPTSYGGAGAGSGNTGARGSRGGMNGGGSSGGGSAGKGYGTTSYGGSDSYAPTSYGGAGAGSGNTGARGSRGGMTGGGSSGSGSAGKGYGSTSYGGGDSYSSTSYGSSDSYAPTSYEGAGAGAGSGNTGARGGMTGGGMSRGGSSGGGSAGKGYGSASYGDGDSYSSTSYGSTDSYGPTSYGGGAGSGRTSAGSSRGGMTGGGSSGTKSAGKGYLSTSYGGGDSYSSTSYRVGDSYSSTSYGSETSGGGMSNGRDARGRMSNGRDARGRMSRGESSGGGMSRGSGGGRAKITFIVNTSGGNGGQGDCTCRIRCQAGEMKKSTCKNYKKPVLCCEKKPKKGYGY from the exons ATGAAGACTGCCATATTAGTTTTGTGTATCCTAGCTTTCACAG caGTTGCGGCTGACAAAAAATCTGACTGCAAATGTAAAGTAAAATGTGACCCTGGCGAAAACAAAGTAGATAAATGTTCTGGTGGTAAAGTTTTGTGTTGCTGCACTGGTAGCCCGAGGTCTGGAAATCGAGGTGGATCTAGTTCTGGAGGTTCAAGAGGTTCTATGGGTGGAAGTGGTGCAGGTGGAATGTCCGGAGGTGGATCCGatgaaagaattatttatataaatattggaaGTTCCGGAGGTGGCAATGGAGGTGGAGATGGCTACGGTTCAACAAGTTATGGAGGTGCCAGTGCTGGAGGTAATGGAGCTGGTAGTGGGATGTCTGGAGGTGGAATGACTGGTGGTAGAAATTCGGGAGGTGGAAGTACTGGAAAAGGATATGGTTCTACAAGTTATGGAGGTGGTGATAGCTACAGTTCTACAAGTTATGGAGGTGCTGGTGCTGGAAGTGGCGGAACTGGTGGTGGCGGTTTTGGAGGTGGAATGTCCGGTCGTGGCGGTTCTGGAGGTAGAATGACTGGAGGTAGAAGATCGGGAAGTGGAAGTGCTGGGAAAGGATATGGTACTACAAGTTATGGAGGTGGAGATAGCTATAGTTCTACAAGTTATGGAAGTAGTGATAGCTACGGTCCTACCAGTTATGGAGGTGCTGGTGCTGGAAGCGGTAACACTGGTGCTAGAGGTTCTAGAGGTGGAATGAATGGAGGTGGAAGTTCAGGAGGCGGAAGTGCTGGAAAAGGATATGGTACTACAAGTTATGGAGGTAGTGATAGCTACGCTCCTACCAGCTATGGAGGTGCTGGTGCTGGAAGTGGTAACACTGGTGCTAGAGGTTCTAGAGGTGGAATGACTGGAGGTGGAAGTTCAGGAAGTGGAAGTGCTGGAAAGGGATATGGTTCTACAAGTTATGGAGGTGGAGATAGCTATAGTTCTACAAGTTATGGAAGTAGTGATAGCTACGCTCCTACCAGTTATGAAGGTGCTGGTGCTGGTGCTGGAAGCGGTAACACTGGTGCTAGAG GTGGAATGACTGGAGGTGGAATGTCTAGAGGTGGAAGTTCGGGAGGTGGAAGTGCTGGAAAAGGATATGGTTCTGCAAGTTATGGAGATGGAGATAGCTATAGTTCTACAAGTTATGGAAGTACTGATAGCTACGGTCCTACCAGTTATGGAGGTGGTGCTGGAAGCGGTCGAACAAGTGCTGGAAGTTCTAGAGGTGGAATGACTGGAGGTGGAAGTTCAGGAACTAAAAGTGCTGGAAAAGGATATCTTTCTACAAGTTATGGAGGTGGAGATAGCTATAGTTCTACAAGTTATCGAGTTGGAGATAGCTACAGTTCTACCAGTTATGGAAGTGAGACATCTGGAGGTGGAATGTCTAATGGTAGAGATGCTAGAGGTAGAATGTCTAATGGTAGAGATGCTAGAGGTAGAATGTCTAGAGGTGAAAGTTCGGGAGGTGGAATGTCTAGAGGTTCCGGAGGTGGAAGGgctaaaataacatttattgtcAATACCAGTGGAGGAAATGGTGGCCAGGGTGACTGTACGTGCAGGATAAGATGTCAAGCAGGAGAAATGAAAAAATCTACATGTAAAAATTACAAGAAACCCGTACTTTGCTGCGAGAAAAAACCGAAAAAAGGATATggatattga
- the LOC134692089 gene encoding loricrin-like isoform X2, giving the protein MKTAILVLCILAFTVAADKKSDCKCKVKCDPGENKVDKCSGGKVLCCCTGSPRSGNRGGSSSGGSRGSMGGSGAGGMSGGGSDERIIYINIGSSGGGNGGGDGYGSTSYGGASAGGNGAGSGMSGGGMTGGRNSGGGSTGKGYGSTSYGGGDSYSSTSYGGAGAGSGGTGGGGFGGGMSGRGGSGGRMTGGRRSGSGSAGKGYGTTSYGGGDSYSSTSYGSSDSYGPTSYGGAGAGSGNTGARGSRGGMNGGGSSGGGSAGKGYGTTSYGGSDSYAPTSYGGAGAGSGNTGARGSRGGMTGGGSSGSGSAGKGYGSTSYGGGDSYSSTSYGSSDSYAPTSYEGAGAGAGSGNTGARGSRGGMTGGGSSGSGSAGKGYGSTSYGGGDSYSSTSYGSSDSYGPTSYGGAGAGSGNTGARGSRGGMTGGGMSRGGSSGGGSAGKGYGSASYGDGDSYSSTSYGSTDSYGPTSYGGGAGSGRTSAGSSRGGMTGGGSSGTKSAGKGYLSTSYGGGDSYSSTSYRVGDSYSSTSYGSETSGGGMSNGRDARGRMSNGRDARGRMSRGESSGGGMSRGSGGGRAKITFIVNTSGGNGGQGDCTCRIRCQAGEMKKSTCKNYKKPVLCCEKKPKKGYGY; this is encoded by the exons ATGAAGACTGCCATATTAGTTTTGTGTATCCTAGCTTTCACAG TTGCGGCTGACAAAAAATCTGACTGCAAATGTAAAGTAAAATGTGACCCTGGCGAAAACAAAGTAGATAAATGTTCTGGTGGTAAAGTTTTGTGTTGCTGCACTGGTAGCCCGAGGTCTGGAAATCGAGGTGGATCTAGTTCTGGAGGTTCAAGAGGTTCTATGGGTGGAAGTGGTGCAGGTGGAATGTCCGGAGGTGGATCCGatgaaagaattatttatataaatattggaaGTTCCGGAGGTGGCAATGGAGGTGGAGATGGCTACGGTTCAACAAGTTATGGAGGTGCCAGTGCTGGAGGTAATGGAGCTGGTAGTGGGATGTCTGGAGGTGGAATGACTGGTGGTAGAAATTCGGGAGGTGGAAGTACTGGAAAAGGATATGGTTCTACAAGTTATGGAGGTGGTGATAGCTACAGTTCTACAAGTTATGGAGGTGCTGGTGCTGGAAGTGGCGGAACTGGTGGTGGCGGTTTTGGAGGTGGAATGTCCGGTCGTGGCGGTTCTGGAGGTAGAATGACTGGAGGTAGAAGATCGGGAAGTGGAAGTGCTGGGAAAGGATATGGTACTACAAGTTATGGAGGTGGAGATAGCTATAGTTCTACAAGTTATGGAAGTAGTGATAGCTACGGTCCTACCAGTTATGGAGGTGCTGGTGCTGGAAGCGGTAACACTGGTGCTAGAGGTTCTAGAGGTGGAATGAATGGAGGTGGAAGTTCAGGAGGCGGAAGTGCTGGAAAAGGATATGGTACTACAAGTTATGGAGGTAGTGATAGCTACGCTCCTACCAGCTATGGAGGTGCTGGTGCTGGAAGTGGTAACACTGGTGCTAGAGGTTCTAGAGGTGGAATGACTGGAGGTGGAAGTTCAGGAAGTGGAAGTGCTGGAAAGGGATATGGTTCTACAAGTTATGGAGGTGGAGATAGCTATAGTTCTACAAGTTATGGAAGTAGTGATAGCTACGCTCCTACCAGTTATGAAGGTGCTGGTGCTGGTGCTGGAAGCGGTAACACTGGTGCTAGAGGTTCTAGAGGTGGAATGACTGGAGGTGGAAGTTCAGGAAGTGGAAGTGCTGGAAAGGGATATGGTTCTACAAGTTATGGAGGTGGAGATAGCTATAGTTCTACAAGTTATGGAAGTAGTGATAGCTACGGTCCTACCAGTTATGGAGGTGCTGGTGCTGGCAGTGGTAACACTGGTGCTAGAGGTTCTAGAGGTGGAATGACTGGAGGTGGAATGTCTAGAGGTGGAAGTTCGGGAGGTGGAAGTGCTGGAAAAGGATATGGTTCTGCAAGTTATGGAGATGGAGATAGCTATAGTTCTACAAGTTATGGAAGTACTGATAGCTACGGTCCTACCAGTTATGGAGGTGGTGCTGGAAGCGGTCGAACAAGTGCTGGAAGTTCTAGAGGTGGAATGACTGGAGGTGGAAGTTCAGGAACTAAAAGTGCTGGAAAAGGATATCTTTCTACAAGTTATGGAGGTGGAGATAGCTATAGTTCTACAAGTTATCGAGTTGGAGATAGCTACAGTTCTACCAGTTATGGAAGTGAGACATCTGGAGGTGGAATGTCTAATGGTAGAGATGCTAGAGGTAGAATGTCTAATGGTAGAGATGCTAGAGGTAGAATGTCTAGAGGTGAAAGTTCGGGAGGTGGAATGTCTAGAGGTTCCGGAGGTGGAAGGgctaaaataacatttattgtcAATACCAGTGGAGGAAATGGTGGCCAGGGTGACTGTACGTGCAGGATAAGATGTCAAGCAGGAGAAATGAAAAAATCTACATGTAAAAATTACAAGAAACCCGTACTTTGCTGCGAGAAAAAACCGAAAAAAGGATATggatattga
- the LOC134692089 gene encoding loricrin-like isoform X1: MKTAILVLCILAFTAVAADKKSDCKCKVKCDPGENKVDKCSGGKVLCCCTGSPRSGNRGGSSSGGSRGSMGGSGAGGMSGGGSDERIIYINIGSSGGGNGGGDGYGSTSYGGASAGGNGAGSGMSGGGMTGGRNSGGGSTGKGYGSTSYGGGDSYSSTSYGGAGAGSGGTGGGGFGGGMSGRGGSGGRMTGGRRSGSGSAGKGYGTTSYGGGDSYSSTSYGSSDSYGPTSYGGAGAGSGNTGARGSRGGMNGGGSSGGGSAGKGYGTTSYGGSDSYAPTSYGGAGAGSGNTGARGSRGGMTGGGSSGSGSAGKGYGSTSYGGGDSYSSTSYGSSDSYAPTSYEGAGAGAGSGNTGARGSRGGMTGGGSSGSGSAGKGYGSTSYGGGDSYSSTSYGSSDSYGPTSYGGAGAGSGNTGARGSRGGMTGGGMSRGGSSGGGSAGKGYGSASYGDGDSYSSTSYGSTDSYGPTSYGGGAGSGRTSAGSSRGGMTGGGSSGTKSAGKGYLSTSYGGGDSYSSTSYRVGDSYSSTSYGSETSGGGMSNGRDARGRMSNGRDARGRMSRGESSGGGMSRGSGGGRAKITFIVNTSGGNGGQGDCTCRIRCQAGEMKKSTCKNYKKPVLCCEKKPKKGYGY, from the exons ATGAAGACTGCCATATTAGTTTTGTGTATCCTAGCTTTCACAG caGTTGCGGCTGACAAAAAATCTGACTGCAAATGTAAAGTAAAATGTGACCCTGGCGAAAACAAAGTAGATAAATGTTCTGGTGGTAAAGTTTTGTGTTGCTGCACTGGTAGCCCGAGGTCTGGAAATCGAGGTGGATCTAGTTCTGGAGGTTCAAGAGGTTCTATGGGTGGAAGTGGTGCAGGTGGAATGTCCGGAGGTGGATCCGatgaaagaattatttatataaatattggaaGTTCCGGAGGTGGCAATGGAGGTGGAGATGGCTACGGTTCAACAAGTTATGGAGGTGCCAGTGCTGGAGGTAATGGAGCTGGTAGTGGGATGTCTGGAGGTGGAATGACTGGTGGTAGAAATTCGGGAGGTGGAAGTACTGGAAAAGGATATGGTTCTACAAGTTATGGAGGTGGTGATAGCTACAGTTCTACAAGTTATGGAGGTGCTGGTGCTGGAAGTGGCGGAACTGGTGGTGGCGGTTTTGGAGGTGGAATGTCCGGTCGTGGCGGTTCTGGAGGTAGAATGACTGGAGGTAGAAGATCGGGAAGTGGAAGTGCTGGGAAAGGATATGGTACTACAAGTTATGGAGGTGGAGATAGCTATAGTTCTACAAGTTATGGAAGTAGTGATAGCTACGGTCCTACCAGTTATGGAGGTGCTGGTGCTGGAAGCGGTAACACTGGTGCTAGAGGTTCTAGAGGTGGAATGAATGGAGGTGGAAGTTCAGGAGGCGGAAGTGCTGGAAAAGGATATGGTACTACAAGTTATGGAGGTAGTGATAGCTACGCTCCTACCAGCTATGGAGGTGCTGGTGCTGGAAGTGGTAACACTGGTGCTAGAGGTTCTAGAGGTGGAATGACTGGAGGTGGAAGTTCAGGAAGTGGAAGTGCTGGAAAGGGATATGGTTCTACAAGTTATGGAGGTGGAGATAGCTATAGTTCTACAAGTTATGGAAGTAGTGATAGCTACGCTCCTACCAGTTATGAAGGTGCTGGTGCTGGTGCTGGAAGCGGTAACACTGGTGCTAGAGGTTCTAGAGGTGGAATGACTGGAGGTGGAAGTTCAGGAAGTGGAAGTGCTGGAAAGGGATATGGTTCTACAAGTTATGGAGGTGGAGATAGCTATAGTTCTACAAGTTATGGAAGTAGTGATAGCTACGGTCCTACCAGTTATGGAGGTGCTGGTGCTGGCAGTGGTAACACTGGTGCTAGAGGTTCTAGAGGTGGAATGACTGGAGGTGGAATGTCTAGAGGTGGAAGTTCGGGAGGTGGAAGTGCTGGAAAAGGATATGGTTCTGCAAGTTATGGAGATGGAGATAGCTATAGTTCTACAAGTTATGGAAGTACTGATAGCTACGGTCCTACCAGTTATGGAGGTGGTGCTGGAAGCGGTCGAACAAGTGCTGGAAGTTCTAGAGGTGGAATGACTGGAGGTGGAAGTTCAGGAACTAAAAGTGCTGGAAAAGGATATCTTTCTACAAGTTATGGAGGTGGAGATAGCTATAGTTCTACAAGTTATCGAGTTGGAGATAGCTACAGTTCTACCAGTTATGGAAGTGAGACATCTGGAGGTGGAATGTCTAATGGTAGAGATGCTAGAGGTAGAATGTCTAATGGTAGAGATGCTAGAGGTAGAATGTCTAGAGGTGAAAGTTCGGGAGGTGGAATGTCTAGAGGTTCCGGAGGTGGAAGGgctaaaataacatttattgtcAATACCAGTGGAGGAAATGGTGGCCAGGGTGACTGTACGTGCAGGATAAGATGTCAAGCAGGAGAAATGAAAAAATCTACATGTAAAAATTACAAGAAACCCGTACTTTGCTGCGAGAAAAAACCGAAAAAAGGATATggatattga